TCGAGAGCATCGAAGACGCCGTAGAAGGAGCCGACTACGTCAGCGAGGCTGTCCCGGAGATCCTTGAACTCAAGCAGTCCACCTTGGGACGCATCAGCCGAGCCGCCGGACCGCACACCGTTATCGGCAGCAACACCTCGGCCATTCCGATTGCCACCCTGGCAGAGTCCGTCACCCGGCCCCAAAACTTCCTCGGCGTGCACTGGATGAACCCGTCATTCTTCGTTCCTTCCGTGGAAATTATCCCCACTGAAAACACATCACCGGAAGCAATATTCGCCGTGGAAGAGCTGCTCAAAAAGGCAGACAAAGTCGCCACGCGCGTCGCCGATTCGGCCGGATTCGTCGCCAACCGGCTCCAGTACGCCCTGTTCAAGGAAGCCTCATCCATGGTTGAAGAGGGCTTGGCCACCCCGGAGGTAGTCGACGAGGTCGTCAGCAATGCCTTCGGCTTCCGACTGGCCTTCTTCGGACCCTTTGCCATTGCGGACATCGCCGGCCTGGACGTCTATGAGTACTCCTTCCGCAGCATTGAAAGTGCTTACGGCAGCCGCCTCGCAGCGCCCGAAGTACTCAAGGCCAAAGTCGCCGACGGCCACCTTGGCCTTAAATCCGGACAGGGGTTCCTCACCATGGATCCGGCCGCAGCTCAAGAGATCGCCAATTACCGGGACCGGGCCTACGCTGAACTCAAGGCCCTTAAGGACCGGCTTGGCCCGCCGCCGTTCCTCTCCAAAAACGTGTAGATCTCTTGTCCGGCTCCATTTCCGGAGCAAGAAAACATCGAGACCTCGGGGGCTGGGGTTTCCCAGCGCCGGCCCCCTGGCACGACACTGCGCCTTCGGGCGCTTGCCGGGGGTGACGGCAGGGGTCGCTGCAACAGCGCCGTCGGCCAACCCCCATTTCATCGTCCCGGCTCCCACCGGGCACGGAGATGCCGTAGACACCCCCTAACGCTTCGGAGGTTCCGCCCCATGTCTCCCATCTACTCCTTCGCCGGCATTATGCCGGACATCCACGAATCCGCGTTCGTAGGACCGACTGCCGCCATCATCGGCAGTGCCACACTCGCTAAGAATGCGAGTGCCTTTTACGGCGTATCCGTCCGGGCCGATACCGCGGCGATCAGCGTGGGCGCGGGCACAAATCTGCAGGACTACGTCGTGCACCATGCCGACCCCGGCTACGCCTGCACACTGGGCGACCGCATCAGCGTGGGACACTCCGCAGTCGTCCACGGCTGCACCGCAGAGGACGACTGCCTCAACGGAATGTCCGGCCTAAACCACCACGAGGCCGGGCCCGCCTCCGGTCAGCTCTACTAAACGCACCCCAATGCAACGCCGTCGTGCAACACTCCTCCGGCCCGACCGAATGACCGGACTGCGTAAACCCTGGGCCCCTGTGGATGAGTGCCATCAGAACCCCGCCTGCCTGTCACCGCGAGCCCGTGCCTGCCTCCTTAGACCGGTTTCATGCCTTGAAACGAACAACGCTTCCTTCCAATTTACTTAACGTTGCTTAACATCCACTGTCCCCGCTGTAATGGACATCACAGAGAGTTCCAGCTGGGAATCCCCTTACGACGTTGAAAGGAGGCACGATGGTCGGTGTTACAGCAGCCGAGACGCCCGTGCCGAATTCACAGCGTCCCGCGAAAATCTCTGCTGCTGCTGTTGCACGTGCAGCGGGCGTTTCACCGGCCACGGTCAGTTATGTCATGAATGGCCGCCAAGGCGTCTCGGCTGATACACGCCGGCAGATTCTGAGGATTGCCAATGAACTCGGCTACCGGCCATCCGGCCACGGCCGCCTGCCCGACCCGTTACTCACGCGCGTCGTCGGTTTCATCCTGCCCAACATCACCAACCCGATGCACACAGGATGGGCGCAGCACATCATCACTGCCTCGGCTGCCGAGGGGTTCGACGTATTTGTCGCCACAACATTCGATGACCCCGAATCCCTCGCCCAGATCGCCTCTACACTGGCGGCACGAAACGTCGATGGAGTCATCATCGCCGGCGCTCTACGGGAAGACTCCCGTGCACTGCGCACGCTGAGGCAGCGGCGTATTCCATACGTCTATCTCTCCCGGCGTGCAGACCACGTCCCTGGCGACTTCGTGGGAATCGACGACGATACGGCAGCGTCCCAGCTCATGCAGCACATCCTGGACCATGGCTACACCGAGATCGCCACCGTGATCGGTCCACGATTCTCAACAGCCTCCATGGCCCGTGAAATCGCCTTCGTCCGCACCGCAGCGGCGGCCGGGGTCGAGATCACCGGCTCGCGCAAGATCAGCACGCGTCTGAGCGCCGACGGAGGGCTGGTCGCCGCGCAGCAGCTTCTGGACTCATCGGCCCCGCCTAGGGCGATTGTGTGCGGCTCGGATGAAATAGCCATGGGAGTCATGGAACACGCTTTGGCCCTTGGGCTTCGAATCCCGGAAGACGTAGCCGTCGTTGGCAGCGACGGACTGCCGCATAGCCGCTCACAGCTGATCGGCATGACCACCATCGTTCAACCCGTAAAGCAGATGGCGGACCGGGCATTCGAGCTGCTCCTGGACCAGATCGCTTCCCCCCGAACCACGTACGCCCTCACGATATGCCCACACCGGCTGCATTTCGGGACATCCTGCGGATGTCCCGCCGGAGTAGCTCCGGCATCCCCATGAAGCCGCCAGCATCCGCGTAACAGCAACACTCCTCCCCGGCCATCTCCCGGGCACCCTATTAACAAGAGAAGGTACACCTATGTCCATCAACTCCGTCAGGACGGCAATGAGGCCGCCAAAAGCTATCAATAAGGTCATATACCGGCGCCTGATGCCTCTGCTGATCGCCGCGTACGTCATAGCATTTATTGACCGGTCAAACATCGGCATGGCCAAGGACCGACTGGAGATTGACCTCGGCCTTTCCGCAACCGCCTATGGCATCGGCGCC
This genomic window from Arthrobacter sp. 24S4-2 contains:
- a CDS encoding 3-hydroxyacyl-CoA dehydrogenase family protein, with the translated sequence MPTEITKVAVVGGGYMGGGIAQALALAGLPCALADVTAEAAQNSVRRLVEEGKDYESRGLFPEGAHDLLVANLRAVESIEDAVEGADYVSEAVPEILELKQSTLGRISRAAGPHTVIGSNTSAIPIATLAESVTRPQNFLGVHWMNPSFFVPSVEIIPTENTSPEAIFAVEELLKKADKVATRVADSAGFVANRLQYALFKEASSMVEEGLATPEVVDEVVSNAFGFRLAFFGPFAIADIAGLDVYEYSFRSIESAYGSRLAAPEVLKAKVADGHLGLKSGQGFLTMDPAAAQEIANYRDRAYAELKALKDRLGPPPFLSKNV
- a CDS encoding LacI family DNA-binding transcriptional regulator, encoding MVGVTAAETPVPNSQRPAKISAAAVARAAGVSPATVSYVMNGRQGVSADTRRQILRIANELGYRPSGHGRLPDPLLTRVVGFILPNITNPMHTGWAQHIITASAAEGFDVFVATTFDDPESLAQIASTLAARNVDGVIIAGALREDSRALRTLRQRRIPYVYLSRRADHVPGDFVGIDDDTAASQLMQHILDHGYTEIATVIGPRFSTASMAREIAFVRTAAAAGVEITGSRKISTRLSADGGLVAAQQLLDSSAPPRAIVCGSDEIAMGVMEHALALGLRIPEDVAVVGSDGLPHSRSQLIGMTTIVQPVKQMADRAFELLLDQIASPRTTYALTICPHRLHFGTSCGCPAGVAPASP